Proteins encoded together in one Schistocerca americana isolate TAMUIC-IGC-003095 chromosome 8, iqSchAmer2.1, whole genome shotgun sequence window:
- the LOC124545783 gene encoding uncharacterized protein LOC124545783, producing MTSTKLAALLSCLLVTSTCTASNKTKSSAEGRDLKDEVAPRMMVDLTHEAAEFVPQADVLPLQGAILLHDAARVYGHSGAFFGPHTHAHAHGLLASALVLPGATPISYGSGMPLIMGGIRTRPGGSHKVHAGVTEQGESENLLVKLTMSSALRDNLVTVFGYLLYQTRWPKQRDHYTSFLLVFQAVRLRHISTLDLLPVLKKASAERPSSQMLLILRHMRKSSPRYLTGAVDEVIASVSASKDVIDDIIQPRGGPLVVDFLAGIESKYLAAGERPISFGKTRIDSSVVSLMGSTFGQIYSALADGTLPLTQPLFAALLLHLPRDFLNPQADEFMRMLVDLLRLETLENWSNVIGKIRQKDKQKPFVLARFVLKTIAKDSKTSERVREATLVVLHHVKEPEITFSLPHYSVLSPIVSKPNIDLVSLLQTITYPEYPEDVVDVKNRIVYYVQHGYLNLDLITKGFMRYDHVRPLDLIIALLTRITTNMPKLPAEIIKSVESLTVHLKFKELGCSMASHLPENFIDLPSLTHSFLSPSLPLIVQQTAEKALKVIFQEFPEDMNKLLPSIPVEMCIRPRMCLHTIMTKAIESNVFKTKVLFSTADEFLRTIENLTDVKYPTPTKSGESNFPTSPTPSAASPVPQNSNLVTTITNLNSTSTPQREVSRLIKGTSSRDGSTAVTAPSATKSFPPSSIPHPAVVTGSAITKPSNNGSDNAKSYTPPVSPITTPSPSSLLLPPVSETELPKIEKGPHGKPVFPKGTNGKPTFHTSPQGRPVLITGSDGKPIFPTGPDGNPIHPAAPNGQPLFVKGLDGKTVIPFTSDGKPIYPETPEGKPIVPTAADGNPVFPTNSNGAPILPVRHDGKPIFPVDADGMPIAPKGSDGRPVFTVGLDGRLIFPTGQDKLPKIPLGIDGNPIFVLGPQPLLAVVLSPDGKPYSTGIPGTIYNGMSYIHHNDIIKGNTTVKVMGEVAPTALPKPGSSKKIPEPKTAPTLENVLTDADIQKAISQIPKDVPLPSPSPVDEQLPILPGNSLDYLLPPTLPGSPEDLRLRPLRILLSMPKLTAHLITAINIGAFKTRGDLLRAVLMYLVKMEEVKRIQLLLEDLQFYLKRLQGEDGQAPKLLVNWEGLISALPIPSSSEEAKHFQIIKAFLEPMLSHKLGSGFDPMKYKLKGTLLKQLFEFSLSQKFVSQTPGLREAIEFYISRIMMHGYGAQPVEYIILKQTLVSKTVNLNSLFKALDTSKFDSRGKKAYKNMFKFFTTEFDVKKHFTGFDFTRYNKKGLWLKKFLEFLSRSVMIPAERRTDFKYLISYVIMDGEGDKSVEYVE from the exons GGCCGCACACGCACGCTCACGCACACGGGCTGTTGGCGAGTGCTCTGGTGCTGCCCGGTGCGACGCCGATCTCTTACGGCTCCGGGATGCCGCTGATAATGGGCGGCATCAGGACGCGTCCCGGAGGCAGCCACAAAGTGCACGCTGGTGTCACCGAGCAGGGCGAATCGGAGAACCTGCTCGTCAAGCTCACCATGTCATCGGCACTGCGGGATAACCTTGTCACCGTATTCGGCTACCTGCTCTACCAGACGCGCTGGCCCAAGCAGCGAGACCACTACACATCCTTCCTCCTGGTCTTCCAG GCTGTTCGTCTTCGACACATTTCGACCTTGGATCTGCTGCCAGTGCTGAAGAAGGCGTCAGCAGAACGCCCGTCTTCACAGATGCTGCTGATACTGCGTCACATGCGGAAGTCGTCTCCGCGCTATCTGACCGGCGCCGTCGACGAAGTGATCGCCTCCGTGTCTGCTAGCAAGGACGTCATCGACGATATCATCCAACCGCGTGGCGGACCGCTGGTGGTAGACTTCCTTGCCGGCATTGAGAGCAAGTACCTCGCAGCCGGAGAAAGGCCCATCTCGTTTGGCAAGACACGCATCGACTCGTCCGTCGTGTCGCTGATGGGCTCCACGTTTGGTCAGATCTATTCTGCCCTGGCTGACGGCACTTTACCTTTGACGCAGCCGCTGTTCGCTGCGCTCCTTCTGCACCTCCCACGCGATTTTCTGAATCCACAAGCAGACGAGTTCATGCGCATGCTTGTCGACCTATTGCGACTCGAGACATTAGAGAACTGGTCCAATGTTATAGGCAAAATTCGCCAGAAAGACAAACAGAAACCGTTCGTACTCGCTCGTTTTGTTCTCAAAACGATTGCGAAAGACTCGAAAACGAGCGAAAGGGTCAGAGAGGCAACTCTAGTCGTTTTGCATCATGTGAAGGAACCAGAAATTACTTTCTCACTTCCTCACTACAGTGTTCTCTCTCCCATTGTAAGTAAGCCTAACATCGACTTGGTGAGCCTGCTGCAAACAATCACTTATCCTGAATACCCGGAGGACGTCGTCGATGTGAAGAATCGCATTGTCTACTACGTGCAACACGGCTACCTAAACCTAGACCTGATTACGAAGGGCTTTATGAGATACGACCACGTAAGACCTCTGGACTTGATCATTGCTTTACTTACCCGAATAACTACCAACATGCCTAAACTTCCTGCAGAGATAATTAAATCTGTGGAGTCACTTACGGTACATTTAAAGTTCAAGGAACTGGGCTGTAGTATGGCGTCACATCTTCCCGAGAACTTTATTGATTTGCCTTCTTTAACTCATTCGTTTCTGAGCCCATCGTTGCCGTTGATCGTCCAACAAACAGCTGAGAAAGCGCTCAAAGTAATTTTCCAGGAATTTCCGGAGGACATGAATAAGTTGCTGCCTAGCATCCCTGTGGAAATGTGTATCAGGCCAAGAATGTGCCTCCATACCATCATGACGAAGGCTATTGAATCGaatgtatttaaaacaaaagtcctcTTTTCAACAGCAGATGAATTCCTTCGAACAATTGAAAACTTAACAGATGTCAAATATCCTACACCAACTAAGAGTGGTGAAAGCAATTTTCCTACCAGCCCTACACCAAGTGCTGCAAGTCCAGTACCTCAAAACTCAAATCTGGTTACAACTATTACGAACCTCAACAGTACAAGTACCCCACAGAGAGAGGTTTCTAGGCTTATAAAAGGAACATCGTCTAGGGACGGGTCAACAGCAGTGACTGCACCTTCAGCTACAAAAAGTTTTCCCCCGAGCTCGATACCGCATCCAGCAGTTGTTACAGGATCAGCTATTACGAAGCCATCAAACAACGGAAGTGATAATGCAAAGTCATATACTCCACCTGTTTCACCAATAACTACACCATCGCCTAGTAGCTTGTTACTACCACCTGTTTCAGAAACAGAATTACCAAAAATTGAAAAGGGTCCTCATGGAAAACCTGTTTTTCCAAAAGGAACAAACGGGAAGCCTACATTTCACACATCCCCACAGGGACGACCAGTACTCATTACAGGCTCAGATGGTAAACCTATCTTTCCAACTGGGCCTGACGGGAATCCTATTCATCCCGCTGCACCTAATGGCCAACCTTTATTTGTCAAAGGCTTGGATGGGAAGACTGTTATTCCTTTTACATCTGACGGGAAACCAATATATCCTGAAACACCAGAGGGAAAGCCAATTGTGCCGACTGCAGCTGATGGTAATCCTGTATTTCCTACTAACTCGAACGGAGCGCCAATACTCCCTGTCCGCCATGACGGTAAGCCCATTTTTCCTGTAGACGCTGATGGTATGCCCATTGCCCCTAAAGGATCTGATGGTCGACCCGTTTTCACTGTGGGGCTAGATGGTAGATTAATATTTCCAACTGGACAAGACAAACTGCCAAAAATACCTTTGGGGATAGACGGAAATCCAATATTTGTCCTTGGCCCTCAACCTCTGCTTGCAGTAGTGCTGAGTCCAGATGGAAAACCTTACTCTACTGGCATACCAGGAACGATCTACAATGGTATGTCATATATACACCACAATGATataattaaaggaaatacaacagtgAAGGTGATGGGGGAAGTTGCACCTACTGCCCTTCCAAAGCCAGGTTCATCTAAGAAAATTCCTGAACCGAAGACCGCTCCAACACTGGAAAACGTTTTGACCGATGCTGATATCCAAAAAGCAATCTCCCAGATTCCGAAAGACGTACCGTTACCCTCGCCTAGCCCGGTTGACGAACAATTGCCCATATTACCTGGTAACAGTCTTGACTACCTGTTACCACCTACTCTTCCTGGAAGCCCAGAAGATCTCCGTTTGCGCCCTTTGAGAATTCTGCTATCGATGCCAAAACTTACTGCTCATCTTATTACAGCAATCAATATTGGGGCTTTCAAAACTAGAGGAGATCTGCTACGAGCAGTTCTCATGTATCTCGTCAAGATGGAAGAAGTGAAGAGAATACAGCTGCTTTTAGAAGACCTACAGTTCTACTTGAAGCGCCTACAGGGCGAAGATGGCCAAGCACCTAAGCTGCTGGTGAACTGGGAAGGACTCATAAGTGCGTTACCTATTCCTTCATCCAGTGAAGAAGCGAAACACTTCCAAATTATTAAGGCCTTCCTCGAACCGATGCTGTCCCACAAACTGGGATCCGGATTCGACCCAATGAAGTATAAACTGAAGGGTACGCTACTGAAACAACTTTTCGAATTCAGTTTATCCCAGAAGTTTGTTTCACAGACTCCCGGATTGCGTGAAGCAATAGAGTTCTACATCAGCAGGATTATGATGCACGGCTATGGGGCACAACCAGTAGAGTACATTATCCTCAAGCAGACATTAGTGTCGAAGACGGTGAACCTGAACTCCCTATTCAAAGCCTTGGACACTAGTAAGTTCGATTCCCGAGGAAAAAAGGCGTATAAGAATATGTTCAAGTTCTTCACTACAGAGTTTGACGTCAAGAAGCACTTCACGGGATTCGATTTCACTCGGTACAACAAAAAAGGGCTCTGGCTGAAGAAGTTCCTCGAATTCTTGTCACGCAGCGTAATGATTCCTGCAGAGCGTCGAACCGACTTTAAATACCTGATCTCATACGTAATCATGGATGGCGAGGGTGACAAGTCTGTAGAGTACGTCGAATAA